Proteins encoded within one genomic window of Eurosta solidaginis isolate ZX-2024a chromosome 1, ASM4086904v1, whole genome shotgun sequence:
- the LOC137234920 gene encoding organic cation transporter-like protein — protein sequence MDFDAVLEKCGNFGRYQFVLLLFFGCTNLLSSMHYFAQTIISFTPDHWCHHEKLENASLSYIRDIYQQTENPRCTLLDDIVDDRPVVSDIGGCTEWIYDYERDYRSVTTDLKWVCDNAFNAAVGQSFFFVGSIVGTIFFGFLADKIGRLPALVCTTLTGALGDFLTSFASTLPTFALFRFVSGLSTDTLFYLMYIMVFEYLSPKRRTFGLNIITAFFYCFGLMMSPWYAIWVGTWRYYLYIASLPALIVLIYPAFICESAQWLIATRRYDRAVKCLKRVAKFNGRVVEEEVFKKFVSFYEEKAAIDAKFNPNKDTFLGMFSTPRLRKFTIILLLKSMIITISYDVVSRNMEGLGTSPFTLFSLTSIAYIPAGLTIILLQNRIGRKGMAFSSLLVSAIIVAITGFMIAFLDRDENALLLAIMVGLGRYGVIVSYDAEAQYAAEFIPTTVRGRGMANIHVIGYGFASLSSYVIYLGVYFKPLPSIIIALVMLFGAGLCLALPETLNQKLAQTLQDGEEFARHQRWYYFPCCSRKTDNKLNKEIANVPNKC from the exons ATGGATTTCGATGCAGTGTTGGAGAAATGTGGCAATTTCGGGCGTTATCAATTcgttttgctgctattttttggCTGCACAAATCTTCTCTCGTCAATGCATTATTTTGCTCAAACGATAATTAGCTTTACGCCCGATCATTG GTGTCATCATGAAAAGTTAGAAAACGCAAGTTTGTCTTACATACGAGACATATACCAACAGACTGAAAATCCGCGTTGCACTCTGCTCGATGATATTGTCGATGACCGTCCAGTAGTTTCAGATATTGGTGGATGTACAGAATGGATTTATGATTATGAGCGTGACTATCGCAGTGTAACAACAGAT CTAAAATGGGTTTGTGACAACGCTTTCAATGCTGCCGTAGGACAATCATTTTTCTTCGTGGGTTCAATAGTCGGCACAATATTTTTTGGTTTCTTGGCTGATAAAATCGGTCGATTACCGGCACTAGTTTGCACCACACTCACAGGGGCACTCGGTGACTTCTTAACGTCATTTGCTTCTACATTGCCAACATTTGCTTTATTCAGATTTGTATCCGGATTATCAACTGATACGCTCTTCTATCTTATGTACATAATGG TTTTTGAATATTTGAGCCCGAAAAGGCGTACATTTGGTTTAAATATCATAACCGCATTTTTCTATTGTTTCGGCCTAATGATGTCACCTTGGTATGCTATTTGGGTTGGCACGTGGCGTTATTATCTATATATCGCTTCGTTACCAGCGCTCATTGTGCTCATTTATCCGGCATTCATTTGCGAGAGCGCTCAATGGTTAATAGCTACACGACGTTACGATCGTGCTGTGAAATGTTTGAAAAGAGTTGCCAAGTTTAATGGACGCGTTGTTGAGGAGGAAGTATTcaaaaaattcgtttcattttATGAAGAAAAAGCTGCTATAGATGCAAAGTTCAATCCTAATAAAGATACATTTTTGGGAATGTTTAGTACACCAAGATTGCGTAAATTTACTATTATACTACTGCTTAAGTC CATGATCATTACAATCTCTTATGATGTGGTTAGTCGTAATATGGAAGGTTTAGGCACATCACCATTCACGCTGTTCTCATTGACATCGATCGCTTATATACCAGCAGGTCTTACCATTATTCTACTACAAAATCGCATCGGACGCAAGGGTATGGCTTTTAGTTCGCTCCTTGTCAGCGCAATTATTGTTGCAATCACTGGTTTTATGATCGCATTCCTCGATCGCGACGAGAATGCTCTGCTATTGGCAATTATGGTTGGCTTGGGTCGTTATGGTGTGATTGTCAGTTATGATGCGGAAGCTCAATATGCTGCCGAATTTATACCAACAACTGTACGTGGGCGTGGTATGGCTAATATACATGTGATTGGCTATGGATTTGCTTCTCTTAGTTCGTATGTGATTTATTTGGGTGTCTATTTTAAACCGTTGCCTTCGATCATCATTGCTTTGGTGATGCTATTTGGAGCAGGACTTTGTTTGGCATTACCGGAAACATTGAATCA AAAACTGGCACAAACACTCCAGGATGGCGAAGAATTCGCAAGGCATCAAAGATGGTACTATTTTCCTTGTTGCAGTCGAAAGACAGacaataaattaaacaaagaaaTTGCAAATGTACCAAATAAATGTTGA